A single genomic interval of Croceibacter atlanticus HTCC2559 harbors:
- the lptB gene encoding LPS export ABC transporter ATP-binding protein, whose product MKLRADNLMKAYKGRKVVKGISVEVNQGEIVGLLGPNGAGKTTSFYMIVGLIKPNGGSIHLDQQDITKYPMYKRAQHGIGYLAQEASVFRKLSIEDNIMSVLQLTKLNKQQREEKMESLIDEFSLNHIRTNRGDLLSGGERRRTEIARALATDPSFILLDEPFAGVDPVAVEDIQRIVAQLKNKNIGILITDHNVQETLAITDRTYLMFEGSILKHGEPEELAEDEMVRKVYLGQNFELRKKKLFT is encoded by the coding sequence ATGAAATTAAGAGCAGACAATTTAATGAAAGCCTACAAAGGCCGTAAAGTTGTAAAAGGTATTTCTGTTGAAGTAAACCAAGGAGAAATAGTTGGTTTATTAGGACCTAATGGTGCCGGAAAAACAACCTCGTTCTATATGATAGTTGGCCTAATTAAACCTAACGGCGGAAGCATACATCTAGACCAACAAGATATTACTAAATACCCAATGTATAAACGTGCACAGCACGGCATTGGGTATCTAGCTCAAGAAGCTTCTGTATTTAGAAAGCTAAGTATAGAAGATAATATTATGAGTGTCTTACAACTCACAAAGCTTAATAAGCAGCAACGTGAGGAGAAAATGGAAAGCCTTATAGATGAGTTTAGTCTAAATCATATTAGGACAAACAGAGGCGATTTATTAAGTGGTGGTGAACGTAGGCGAACAGAAATTGCTCGTGCATTAGCTACAGATCCCAGTTTTATACTTTTAGATGAACCCTTTGCAGGAGTAGATCCTGTAGCTGTTGAAGACATACAGCGTATTGTAGCGCAGCTTAAAAACAAAAACATAGGTATTCTTATCACAGATCATAATGTTCAAGAGACGTTAGCCATTACAGATAGAACTTATCTTATGTTTGAAGGAAGCATCTTGAAACATGGCGAACCAGAAGAGTTGGCAGAAGATGAAATGGTACGTAAAGTATACTTAGGGCAAAACTTTGAGTTACGTAAGAAGAAGTTGTTTACTTAA
- a CDS encoding KpsF/GutQ family sugar-phosphate isomerase gives MTLQNKILSVAKDTILNEAKAVAHLESLLDDSFSNAVECIYNSKGRVIITGIGKSAIIATKIVATLNSTGTPAIFMHAADAIHGDLGTILEDDVVICISKSGNTPEIKVLVPLIKNFNNKLIAITGNKDSFLGQQADYVLNAFVEKEACPNNLAPTTSTTAQLVIGDALAVCLLDLRGFSSKDFAKYHPGGALGKKLYLRVSDITKANQKPEVSLTTDIKKVIVEISEKMLGVTAVTKDNKIVGIITDGDLRRMLAKTDNFEALTAQDIMSESPKTIDNDAMAVDAMDVLETNGISQLLAEENGTYSGVVHLHNLIREGII, from the coding sequence TTGACACTTCAGAATAAAATTCTTTCCGTAGCAAAAGACACCATTTTAAATGAAGCTAAAGCCGTTGCTCACCTTGAGAGCCTGCTAGATGATTCATTTTCTAATGCTGTTGAATGTATTTATAACTCAAAAGGACGTGTAATTATTACAGGTATTGGCAAAAGTGCTATTATTGCTACTAAAATTGTTGCTACCTTAAACTCTACCGGAACTCCAGCAATCTTTATGCACGCTGCAGATGCCATACACGGTGATTTAGGAACTATTCTTGAAGATGATGTGGTTATCTGTATTTCAAAAAGTGGTAATACACCAGAAATTAAAGTCTTAGTACCATTAATTAAGAACTTTAATAATAAACTTATTGCTATTACAGGTAATAAGGATTCATTTTTAGGACAGCAAGCAGATTATGTTTTAAACGCATTTGTCGAAAAAGAAGCTTGCCCTAATAACCTTGCACCAACAACAAGTACAACGGCACAATTGGTTATAGGTGATGCTTTAGCAGTTTGTCTTTTAGACCTACGTGGATTTTCAAGTAAAGACTTTGCCAAATATCATCCTGGTGGTGCATTGGGCAAAAAACTTTATTTACGCGTAAGTGATATTACCAAAGCAAACCAAAAACCAGAAGTATCTTTAACTACAGACATAAAGAAAGTAATAGTAGAGATTTCTGAAAAAATGTTAGGTGTTACTGCTGTAACTAAAGACAACAAAATTGTAGGTATTATTACAGACGGAGATTTAAGACGTATGCTCGCAAAAACAGATAATTTTGAAGCGCTCACTGCTCAGGATATCATGAGTGAATCTCCAAAAACTATAGATAATGATGCTATGGCTGTTGATGCTATGGATGTTTTGGAAACCAATGGCATCTCACAACTACTTGCCGAAGAAAACGGTACATATAGCGGCGTTGTACATTTACACAATCTTATTAGAGAAGGTATTATATAA
- a CDS encoding TIGR04086 family membrane protein, with the protein MKSYWKKGRKQKLIIVFGSVLLLLLLFFLRDDYQPILLFIRKYIFLILLGGIFLAFAFRAFRHSETFFKRIAYLALIAGVFFAGWYVGWKLELYEYMQTYNVYNNLDKVEIDELPLTTNERIQPYNNILTMAYESISETQEVSLPQLVRVDNENKWTMAVQPAQEYTWQRVNDNTEEVFSVESTSPFPRFSNENRIPVTFSIGESLAFSRNTYNAVVQRFNIFQLFNLEPSEVFYMKNDTGAWVQVVSLIKWKGFFFPYPTFGGVMIIDSGEHNFNDYVERMTIGKGLYVSPDQMDNYPFLRKQNTLAEQISKLQAESLKFLAGFSDPLPWNMETAVKIPDLKDDENTQPYVTDFIFDDVDNTAFNGLYHWFGLEPIGEERTSLAFSVFVPADGTQKLYYYNHAAKKEGLAGVSAMPLKVIESKKEYDWDNNRPVEFRPYIKHIGERKRMFVLGTVTAKRKDSKKFDGSATPDLALVDVQYRDVIWIDAKHPSSWEKTIYNQMAEVWSTAEGLNLKSENTLEVKATDTITNTKAIKEALQAIARDSIN; encoded by the coding sequence ATGAAATCATATTGGAAGAAAGGCCGAAAACAAAAGCTAATAATTGTTTTTGGAAGCGTGTTACTACTATTACTTTTGTTCTTCCTAAGAGATGATTATCAACCCATTTTATTATTTATAAGGAAATATATATTCCTCATTCTTCTTGGAGGTATATTCTTAGCATTTGCATTTAGAGCTTTTAGGCATTCAGAAACATTTTTTAAACGCATTGCATATTTGGCGCTAATTGCAGGAGTTTTTTTTGCGGGATGGTATGTTGGTTGGAAATTGGAGCTATACGAATATATGCAAACCTACAATGTCTATAACAATCTAGATAAAGTTGAAATAGATGAATTGCCATTAACAACAAATGAGCGTATACAGCCTTATAATAATATACTTACAATGGCCTACGAGAGTATTTCTGAAACCCAAGAAGTGTCTCTGCCACAATTGGTTAGGGTAGATAATGAAAACAAGTGGACAATGGCTGTGCAACCGGCACAAGAATACACGTGGCAACGTGTAAATGATAATACCGAAGAGGTATTTTCTGTTGAAAGTACTTCTCCTTTTCCAAGGTTTTCAAATGAAAATAGAATTCCTGTAACTTTTTCAATAGGAGAATCTCTAGCTTTTAGCCGAAATACATATAATGCCGTAGTACAACGATTCAATATCTTTCAACTTTTTAATTTAGAGCCAAGTGAAGTTTTTTACATGAAAAATGACACAGGTGCTTGGGTGCAAGTTGTTAGTCTTATAAAATGGAAAGGCTTCTTTTTTCCTTATCCTACTTTTGGAGGAGTTATGATTATAGATTCTGGAGAGCATAACTTTAATGATTATGTAGAGCGAATGACAATAGGAAAAGGCTTATATGTTAGCCCAGACCAAATGGACAACTATCCTTTTTTAAGAAAGCAAAATACATTAGCAGAGCAAATTTCAAAGTTGCAAGCAGAATCACTAAAATTCTTAGCAGGTTTTTCTGATCCATTACCCTGGAATATGGAAACAGCTGTTAAAATTCCAGATCTTAAGGATGATGAGAATACTCAACCTTACGTAACAGATTTTATATTTGATGATGTAGATAATACCGCATTTAATGGTCTATACCATTGGTTTGGGTTGGAGCCAATAGGTGAGGAGCGTACAAGTTTAGCTTTTAGTGTGTTTGTACCTGCAGATGGTACTCAAAAATTATATTATTATAATCATGCGGCAAAAAAAGAAGGTTTAGCAGGTGTGTCTGCAATGCCTTTAAAAGTCATTGAATCTAAAAAAGAATACGATTGGGATAATAATAGACCAGTTGAATTTAGACCATACATTAAGCATATAGGAGAACGTAAGCGCATGTTTGTACTAGGTACAGTTACAGCAAAACGGAAAGACAGCAAGAAGTTTGATGGCTCTGCAACACCAGATTTAGCTTTGGTAGATGTTCAATATAGAGATGTAATCTGGATAGATGCTAAACATCCTTCATCTTGGGAAAAAACTATTTACAACCAAATGGCTGAGGTTTGGTCTACAGCAGAAGGTTTAAACCTTAAGTCAGAAAACACCCTGGAAGTTAAAGCAACAGATACAATTACTAATACTAAAGCTATTAAAGAAGCTTTACAGGCTATAGCTAGAGACAGTATAAATTAA
- the recQ gene encoding DNA helicase RecQ, whose translation MGLTEINLHEQLKKYFGFSQFKGLQEQVIKSIVSNEDTFVIMPTGGGKSLCYQLPALIKDGTAIVVSPLIALMKNQVDALRSISSQEGIAHVLNSSLNKTEINQVKLDITNGVTKLLYVAPESLTKDEYVDFLKEQTISFLAIDEAHCISEWGHDFRPEYRNLKKIIKRIGDDIPIIGLTATATPKVQEDILKNLNMSNANTFKASFNRPNLYYEVRPKTKEVFSDIIRFIKKRTGKSGIIYCLSRKSVEELAQTLQVNGISAVPYHAGLDAKTRAKHQDMFLMEDVDVVVATIAFGMGIDKPDVRFVIHHDIPKSLESYYQETGRAGRDGGEGHCLAFYAYKDIEKLEKFMSGKPVAEQEIGHALLQEVVAYAETSMSRRKFLLHYFGESFETETGDGGNMDDNIRNPKTKTEAKDEVTLLLKTIKDTNELYKSKEIVNTLIGKSNALIKSHKTDAHELFGKGKDKDASFWMALLRQVLVAGYLKKDIESYGVVKLTKRGKDYLNNPQSFMMSEDHVYDSNAEGDIIVATKSKSTGPDEKLMKMLKDLRKSVAKRKELPPFVIFQDPSLEDMTVKYPITIEELSNIHGVGEGKAKKYGAQFVKLISEYVEENDIFRPDDFVVKTTGSNSSLKLYIIQNIDRKLPLETIAGSKGMTTQEFIGELEAIVYSGTKLDISYIVNDLLDEDQQEEIHDYFLEDAETDKIEDALEEFDGDYDEEELRLYRIKFISEVAN comes from the coding sequence ATGGGATTAACCGAAATCAATTTACACGAGCAGCTTAAAAAGTACTTTGGCTTTAGCCAATTTAAAGGCCTTCAAGAACAGGTCATTAAGAGCATAGTTTCAAACGAAGATACATTTGTAATTATGCCCACTGGTGGCGGAAAATCTTTATGCTATCAATTGCCAGCGTTAATAAAAGACGGTACTGCAATTGTGGTTTCGCCGTTAATTGCATTAATGAAAAACCAGGTAGATGCCTTAAGAAGCATTTCTTCTCAAGAAGGCATTGCTCATGTCCTTAATAGTTCTTTAAATAAAACTGAAATTAATCAAGTAAAATTAGATATCACAAATGGTGTGACCAAGCTATTATATGTTGCGCCAGAATCTTTAACAAAAGATGAGTATGTCGATTTTCTTAAAGAACAAACCATTTCTTTCTTAGCTATAGATGAAGCACATTGTATAAGTGAATGGGGACACGATTTTAGGCCAGAATACAGAAACCTTAAAAAAATTATTAAACGTATTGGAGATGATATTCCAATAATAGGACTTACGGCAACCGCAACTCCTAAAGTGCAGGAAGATATATTAAAGAACCTTAATATGTCTAACGCCAATACATTTAAAGCTTCTTTTAACAGGCCAAATTTGTATTACGAGGTACGCCCAAAGACAAAGGAAGTCTTTTCAGATATTATTAGATTTATAAAAAAGCGAACTGGAAAAAGCGGTATTATTTATTGCTTAAGCAGAAAAAGTGTTGAAGAACTAGCACAGACACTACAAGTAAACGGTATATCTGCAGTGCCATATCACGCTGGCTTAGACGCTAAGACAAGAGCAAAGCATCAAGATATGTTTCTTATGGAAGATGTAGATGTTGTTGTAGCAACCATAGCTTTTGGTATGGGTATAGATAAACCAGATGTAAGGTTTGTAATACATCACGATATTCCTAAGAGTTTAGAAAGCTATTATCAAGAAACTGGTCGTGCCGGTCGTGATGGTGGTGAAGGGCATTGCTTGGCATTTTACGCTTATAAAGATATAGAGAAACTGGAGAAATTTATGAGCGGTAAACCTGTTGCAGAACAGGAAATTGGTCATGCATTATTGCAGGAAGTTGTTGCATACGCAGAAACCTCTATGTCTCGAAGAAAATTTTTACTTCATTATTTTGGTGAGTCTTTTGAAACTGAAACAGGAGATGGTGGTAATATGGATGATAATATCAGGAATCCAAAAACTAAAACTGAAGCCAAAGATGAGGTTACATTATTATTAAAGACTATTAAAGATACTAATGAGCTTTACAAGTCTAAAGAAATTGTAAATACCTTAATCGGAAAATCTAACGCATTAATAAAGTCTCATAAAACAGATGCTCACGAGCTATTTGGAAAAGGAAAAGATAAAGATGCCAGCTTTTGGATGGCGCTATTAAGACAAGTGCTTGTTGCTGGTTATTTAAAGAAGGATATAGAAAGCTATGGTGTTGTAAAGCTTACCAAACGAGGTAAAGACTATTTAAATAATCCGCAGTCGTTTATGATGTCTGAAGATCACGTTTATGATAGTAATGCAGAAGGAGATATTATTGTAGCTACTAAATCTAAATCAACTGGGCCAGATGAAAAGTTAATGAAGATGCTTAAAGATCTTCGTAAGTCTGTAGCTAAACGAAAGGAGTTGCCTCCATTTGTGATTTTCCAAGATCCGTCTTTAGAAGATATGACGGTAAAATACCCTATAACTATTGAAGAGTTAAGTAATATACATGGTGTAGGAGAAGGCAAAGCGAAAAAGTATGGAGCTCAGTTCGTAAAACTAATTTCTGAATATGTAGAGGAGAATGATATTTTCAGGCCAGATGATTTTGTTGTAAAAACAACAGGTTCTAACAGTAGTTTAAAACTCTACATCATTCAAAACATAGACAGGAAATTACCATTAGAAACCATTGCAGGTTCTAAAGGTATGACCACTCAAGAATTTATTGGTGAGCTTGAGGCTATTGTTTATAGCGGAACAAAATTAGACATCTCATACATTGTAAATGATTTGTTAGATGAAGACCAACAAGAGGAAATACACGATTACTTTTTAGAAGACGCAGAGACCGATAAGATTGAAGATGCTTTAGAAGAATTTGATGGTGATTATGATGAAGAAGAACTTAGGCTTTACCGAATAAAATTTATTAGTGAGGTAGCCAACTAA
- the tatC gene encoding twin-arginine translocase subunit TatC yields MAKKSVKEVAKEMSFLDHLEDLRWHLIRCVIAVLICATAAFLSYKFLFDVVLLGPKKADFVTYDILCQLAQLVHLDDSFCFEELPFRIQSRKVAGQFSAHIWMSITAGFIVAFPYIIYQFWKFISPGLHHTERRHARGFITASSMLFFLGVLFGYYVITPLSINFLGSYQVSKEVFNDFDLSSYTGLVRASVLASGLIFQLPIVIYFLTKIGLVTPEFLKTYRKYALVIILVISAVITPPDIASQVIVAIPVLILYEVSIVIAKWVVRKQRKKEQQLKKTS; encoded by the coding sequence ATGGCAAAAAAATCTGTTAAAGAAGTCGCGAAAGAAATGTCTTTCTTAGATCATCTTGAAGATTTAAGATGGCATCTTATTAGGTGCGTAATTGCTGTTTTAATTTGTGCTACTGCGGCGTTCCTCTCATATAAATTTTTATTTGATGTTGTTTTACTTGGCCCTAAGAAAGCAGATTTTGTAACCTATGATATTTTATGCCAATTAGCACAACTTGTTCATTTAGATGATAGCTTTTGTTTTGAAGAGTTACCATTTAGAATACAAAGTAGAAAGGTAGCAGGACAATTCTCTGCTCACATTTGGATGTCTATTACCGCAGGATTTATAGTAGCCTTTCCTTACATAATTTATCAATTCTGGAAATTTATTTCGCCAGGATTACACCATACAGAACGCAGACACGCACGAGGCTTTATAACGGCCTCATCTATGCTATTCTTTTTAGGAGTACTATTTGGTTATTACGTGATCACTCCATTATCTATAAACTTTCTTGGTAGCTACCAAGTAAGTAAAGAGGTGTTTAATGATTTTGATTTAAGTAGTTATACCGGTTTAGTAAGAGCTTCAGTTTTAGCTAGCGGATTAATATTTCAGTTGCCAATTGTCATTTATTTCTTGACAAAAATAGGTTTGGTAACTCCAGAATTCTTAAAAACCTATAGAAAGTATGCGTTAGTTATCATCTTGGTAATCTCAGCAGTTATTACGCCTCCAGATATAGCCAGTCAGGTTATTGTAGCAATTCCTGTACTTATTTTATACGAAGTAAGTATCGTAATTGCAAAATGGGTTGTGCGTAAACAACGAAAAAAAGAACAACAATTAAAAAAGACCTCATGA
- a CDS encoding CDP-alcohol phosphatidyltransferase family protein, which yields MTKQIPNLITLLNLLCGSIATILAVQNHLVLAALFVAIGIFFDFFDGLAARLLNAKSELGLQLDSLADMVTSGLVPGIVMVQLLNNALVSKDGFYGSWDVENHIFEYPMLSFIGLAITLASCYRLANFNVDDRQTDSFIGLPTPANALLVLSLPLILEYQPVEIFVELFTNMWFLFAFTVLSCFLLNANLELFALKFKNFKLDGNKTRFGFLLLCILLIVFLKFIAIPIIMLSYILISFFKKPSHA from the coding sequence ATGACTAAGCAAATACCTAACCTAATTACACTATTAAATTTATTGTGCGGAAGCATTGCAACAATCCTTGCAGTACAAAACCATTTGGTGCTTGCAGCTTTGTTTGTAGCTATAGGTATTTTCTTTGATTTCTTTGACGGTCTTGCAGCAAGACTTCTTAATGCAAAAAGTGAATTAGGTTTACAGTTAGATTCTTTGGCAGATATGGTTACAAGTGGATTAGTTCCAGGCATTGTAATGGTGCAACTATTAAATAACGCTCTGGTATCTAAAGATGGTTTTTATGGAAGTTGGGATGTTGAAAATCATATTTTCGAATACCCGATGTTATCATTTATCGGCTTAGCGATTACGTTAGCGTCTTGTTACAGGTTAGCTAATTTTAATGTAGATGATAGACAGACAGATAGTTTTATAGGATTACCAACTCCTGCCAATGCATTGTTAGTTTTAAGTTTGCCGCTAATATTAGAATACCAACCTGTAGAAATATTTGTTGAGCTATTTACTAATATGTGGTTCTTATTTGCTTTTACAGTTTTAAGCTGCTTTTTATTAAATGCTAATTTAGAATTATTTGCTCTTAAATTTAAGAACTTCAAATTAGATGGAAATAAAACAAGATTTGGATTCTTGCTATTGTGTATATTGCTAATTGTGTTTTTAAAGTTTATAGCTATTCCAATTATTATGTTAAGCTATATTTTAATTTCATTCTTTAAAAAACCATCTCATGCCTAA
- a CDS encoding putative type IX sorting system protein PorV2, whose protein sequence is MRHSFTFFLILVSVTLSAQTTRKYSNEFLNIGVDAAAFGMGNAVTALSNDVNSGYWNPAGLVNINDWEVSGMHASYFANIANYDYLAVAKPLDNESAIGFSVIRFGVDDILNTTQLIDDQGNINYDRISLFSTADYAFTFSYARQLKIPGFSYGVNAKVIRRIIGDFANSWGFGLDAGIQLERNNWKFGFMARDITTTFNAWSIDEEEYATVQNAVEGQNQELPENTEITLPKLQLGIAKSMTIRYDFDVKAELDLNMRFAETNDIISTSAFSISPAFGFEVGYINLVYLRGGVNNFQNIETLEGAPNDPDFEGEFQGDERIGFQPSFGVGFKYRGIQVDYAFTDIGDQSAALYSNVFSLKVSLDSFR, encoded by the coding sequence TTGCGCCATAGTTTTACTTTCTTTTTAATTTTAGTATCTGTTACACTTAGTGCACAGACCACACGTAAATACTCCAATGAATTTTTAAATATTGGTGTTGATGCTGCTGCTTTTGGTATGGGTAATGCTGTTACGGCACTTAGTAATGATGTAAATTCTGGTTATTGGAATCCAGCTGGCTTAGTTAATATTAATGATTGGGAAGTTTCTGGAATGCATGCCAGCTACTTTGCAAACATTGCTAATTATGATTACCTGGCGGTTGCAAAACCTTTAGATAATGAAAGTGCAATTGGGTTTAGTGTCATACGTTTTGGTGTTGATGATATTTTAAACACCACACAATTAATAGACGACCAAGGAAACATAAATTATGATAGGATAAGCTTATTCTCAACTGCAGATTACGCTTTTACGTTTTCTTATGCAAGACAGCTAAAGATACCTGGTTTTAGTTATGGTGTAAATGCTAAAGTAATTCGCCGTATTATTGGAGACTTTGCGAATTCTTGGGGTTTTGGTTTAGATGCAGGTATTCAGCTTGAAAGAAACAACTGGAAATTTGGTTTTATGGCGCGTGATATTACAACAACATTTAATGCTTGGAGTATAGATGAAGAAGAGTATGCTACTGTACAAAATGCTGTAGAAGGCCAAAACCAAGAACTTCCTGAAAATACAGAGATCACGCTTCCTAAATTACAATTAGGTATTGCAAAAAGCATGACGATTAGATACGATTTTGATGTAAAAGCAGAATTAGATTTAAATATGCGCTTTGCAGAAACTAATGATATTATTTCAACCTCAGCATTTAGCATCTCTCCAGCATTTGGTTTTGAAGTAGGTTATATAAACCTTGTTTACTTAAGAGGTGGCGTTAATAATTTTCAAAATATTGAAACTTTAGAAGGCGCACCAAATGATCCAGATTTTGAAGGTGAGTTTCAAGGTGATGAACGTATTGGATTTCAGCCAAGTTTTGGTGTTGGATTTAAATACAGAGGTATTCAGGTAGATTATGCTTTTACAGACATTGGTGATCAAAGTGCTGCTCTTTACTCTAACGTTTTTTCTTTAAAGGTAAGTTTAGATTCCTTTAGGTAA
- the lnt gene encoding apolipoprotein N-acyltransferase has protein sequence MRHLILSLLSGVLLALAWPTYGIPQLLFFAFVPLLIVIHERSASQKKSGWLILGLSYLSFFIWNIVSTYWLYYSTPFGMWFAVLVNTLLMALVFLFYYKITKRLDFKKSALFLVLLWISFEYLHLQWEFSWPWLNLGNAFAEYTSWIQWYEYTGAFGGTLWVWIGNFIIFKATLLYLKYKETKLILNGAIKLMACIGLPLLVSVIILKTYKTSTKTAEVVILQPNIDPYNEKYNITDSNIQTLLTTLAEERVTDSTALVLAPETVFADNTPLSKINYSPAYQFGKTMVSKHYKLSILSGISMYDYFTESSRVTPQSNSHPKGGWFDDYNSAYMMNTSKDIQLYHKSKLVVGVENFPYQGLLKPLLGDVMLDLGGTVAMKTTQEDREAFTLNYNIKTAPIICYESIYGEFVTGYVRNGAQFLSIITNDAWWSNTQGHKQHFNYARLRAIETRRSIARSANTGISGFISETGEVLETLGYEKQGSIKGTVTLNDTMTFYVKYGDYIARTSAFVLIFLFLYAITRRRGEV, from the coding sequence ATGAGACACCTCATACTTTCTCTACTCTCTGGAGTTTTGTTAGCTTTAGCTTGGCCAACATACGGTATACCACAATTACTATTTTTTGCTTTTGTACCATTACTCATTGTAATTCATGAACGCAGTGCATCTCAAAAAAAATCTGGCTGGTTAATTTTAGGTTTGTCATACCTATCATTCTTTATTTGGAATATTGTAAGCACGTATTGGCTCTACTACTCTACGCCTTTCGGTATGTGGTTTGCTGTATTAGTAAACACACTTTTAATGGCTTTGGTGTTTTTATTTTATTACAAAATAACCAAACGATTAGATTTTAAGAAAAGCGCACTATTTCTCGTACTGCTTTGGATATCATTTGAATACCTTCACCTACAATGGGAATTTTCTTGGCCTTGGTTAAACTTAGGAAATGCATTTGCAGAATATACATCGTGGATTCAATGGTATGAGTACACAGGTGCTTTTGGAGGAACGTTATGGGTTTGGATAGGAAATTTTATTATCTTTAAAGCAACGTTGCTTTACCTTAAATATAAAGAGACTAAACTTATCTTAAATGGTGCGATAAAGTTAATGGCTTGTATAGGTTTACCATTACTTGTATCTGTAATCATTTTAAAAACTTACAAAACATCTACTAAAACTGCAGAGGTTGTTATTTTACAGCCTAATATAGATCCTTACAACGAGAAATATAACATTACAGATAGCAACATACAAACACTCCTTACTACTTTAGCAGAAGAGCGAGTTACAGATAGTACGGCTTTAGTTTTAGCACCTGAGACAGTATTTGCAGACAATACACCACTTTCTAAAATAAACTATTCACCAGCTTATCAATTTGGAAAAACAATGGTGAGTAAGCACTATAAACTAAGCATACTTTCTGGCATTTCTATGTATGATTATTTTACTGAAAGTTCTAGAGTAACACCACAATCTAATAGTCATCCTAAAGGTGGTTGGTTTGATGATTATAACTCTGCTTATATGATGAATACAAGTAAAGATATTCAGCTTTATCATAAATCTAAACTTGTAGTTGGCGTAGAGAATTTTCCGTATCAAGGACTATTAAAACCGCTACTTGGTGATGTTATGTTAGATTTAGGCGGTACAGTAGCAATGAAAACGACACAAGAAGATAGAGAAGCTTTTACTTTAAATTACAATATAAAAACAGCTCCTATAATTTGCTATGAGTCTATTTATGGTGAATTTGTAACGGGTTACGTAAGAAACGGAGCTCAGTTTTTAAGTATTATAACCAATGATGCATGGTGGAGCAATACTCAAGGTCATAAGCAGCATTTTAATTACGCAAGATTAAGAGCTATAGAAACTAGACGAAGTATTGCTAGAAGTGCTAATACTGGAATTTCTGGTTTTATTTCTGAAACTGGAGAGGTTTTAGAAACTTTAGGATATGAGAAGCAAGGAAGCATTAAAGGCACTGTTACCCTAAATGATACTATGACATTTTATGTAAAATATGGTGATTATATAGCACGAACATCTGCCTTTGTCTTAATTTTCCTTTTCTTATACGCTATAACAAGAAGGCGTGGCGAAGTCTAA
- a CDS encoding carboxymuconolactone decarboxylase family protein produces MINMVDEFNSYRSKMNDKILNEDNKVIKRIFNLDTNAFAEGALDVKTKELLGLVASLVLRCDDCVKYHLESSFNQGVTKAQIMETLSIGTLVGGTIVIPHLRRAYEYWEILETSEA; encoded by the coding sequence ATGATAAATATGGTTGATGAGTTCAACTCTTACCGTAGTAAGATGAACGACAAAATCCTTAATGAAGACAACAAAGTCATTAAGAGAATTTTTAACCTAGACACCAATGCTTTTGCAGAAGGTGCTTTAGATGTAAAAACAAAAGAGTTATTAGGATTAGTAGCATCTTTAGTTTTACGTTGTGACGATTGTGTAAAGTACCATTTAGAAAGTAGCTTTAACCAAGGCGTTACCAAAGCACAAATAATGGAAACATTAAGTATTGGTACATTAGTTGGTGGTACAATAGTAATTCCTCACTTAAGAAGAGCTTATGAGTACTGGGAAATTTTAGAAACCTCTGAAGCATAA